In Streptomyces sp. NBC_01707, a genomic segment contains:
- a CDS encoding nitroreductase/quinone reductase family protein: MGSETYDLTAAEIEGAERERLRAQQLEHAPYFAGFQERVGRRIPVSRWCVRPG; encoded by the coding sequence GTGGGCAGCGAGACGTACGACCTGACGGCGGCCGAGATCGAAGGCGCGGAGCGCGAGCGGCTCCGCGCCCAGCAACTGGAGCACGCGCCCTACTTCGCAGGGTTCCAGGAGCGGGTCGGACGTCGCATTCCCGTGTCGCGTTGGTGCGTGCGGCCGGGGTAA